One stretch of Burkholderia oklahomensis C6786 DNA includes these proteins:
- the speB gene encoding agmatinase — translation MNETLYGDGAIRRPSLYGSSIENTYAGVLSFMRRNYSRDLDGVDVAVSGVPLDLATTFRSGARLGPSAVRAASVQLAELHPYPWGFDPFDDLAVIDYGDCWFDAHNPLTIKPAIVEHARTILRSNAKMLTFGGDHYITYPLLIAHAEQYGKPLSLIHFDAHCDTWADDDPDSLNHGTMFYKAVDEGLIDPKTSVQIGIRTWNDDYLGIDVLDAAWVHEHGPRAALERIRSIVGDRPAYLTFDIDCLDPAFAPGTGTPVAGGLSSAQALAIVRGLGGVNLIGADVVEVAPAYDQSEITAIAAAHIACDLLCLWRQRKVGAR, via the coding sequence ATGAATGAAACGCTCTATGGCGACGGCGCGATCCGCCGTCCATCTCTCTACGGCTCCTCGATCGAAAACACCTACGCGGGCGTGCTGTCGTTCATGCGACGCAACTACAGCCGCGATCTCGACGGCGTCGACGTCGCCGTGTCCGGCGTGCCGCTCGATCTCGCGACGACGTTTCGGTCCGGCGCGCGCCTCGGCCCGTCCGCGGTGCGCGCGGCGAGCGTGCAGCTCGCGGAGCTCCATCCATATCCGTGGGGCTTCGATCCGTTCGACGATCTCGCGGTGATCGACTACGGCGACTGCTGGTTCGACGCGCACAATCCGCTGACGATCAAGCCCGCGATCGTCGAGCACGCGCGGACGATCCTGCGTTCGAACGCGAAGATGCTGACGTTCGGCGGCGATCACTACATCACGTATCCGCTGCTGATTGCGCACGCGGAGCAATACGGCAAGCCGCTGTCGCTGATCCATTTCGACGCGCACTGCGACACGTGGGCCGACGACGATCCGGACAGCCTCAATCACGGCACGATGTTCTACAAGGCGGTCGACGAAGGGCTGATCGATCCGAAGACGTCGGTGCAGATCGGCATCCGCACGTGGAACGACGACTATCTCGGCATCGACGTGCTCGACGCCGCGTGGGTGCACGAGCACGGTCCGCGCGCGGCGCTCGAACGCATCCGCTCGATCGTCGGCGATCGGCCCGCCTATCTGACGTTCGACATCGACTGCCTCGATCCCGCGTTCGCGCCGGGCACGGGCACGCCGGTCGCGGGCGGGCTGTCGTCCGCGCAGGCGCTCGCGATCGTGCGCGGCCTGGGCGGCGTGAACCTGATCGGCGCGGACGTCGTCGAAGTCGCGCCCGCGTACGACCAGAGCGAGATCACCGCGATCGCGGCCGCGCACATCGCGTGCGATCTGCTGTGCCTGTGGCGGCAGCGCAAGGTCGGCGCGCGCTAA
- the groL gene encoding chaperonin GroEL (60 kDa chaperone family; promotes refolding of misfolded polypeptides especially under stressful conditions; forms two stacked rings of heptamers to form a barrel-shaped 14mer; ends can be capped by GroES; misfolded proteins enter the barrel where they are refolded when GroES binds) → MAAKEIIFHDGARTKLVEGVNLLANAVKVTLGPKGRNVVLERSFGAPVVTKDGVSVAKEIELADKVQNIGAQLVKEVASKTSDAAGDGTTTATVLAQAIVREGQKYVAAGLNPLDLKRGIDKAVLAAVEALKKISKPTTTSKEIAQVATISANGEESIGQRIAEAIDRVGKEGVITVEDGKSLADELDVVEGLQFDRGYLSPYFINNPDRQLAVLDDPFILLHDKKISNIRDLLPVLEQVAKAGRPLLIVAEDVEGEALATLVVNNIRGILKTVAVKAPGFGDRRKALLEDIAILAGGQVIAEETGLTLEKATLAELGRAKRIEVGKESTTLIDGAGDKPSIEARVKQIRAQIADATSDYDREKLQERVAKLAGGVAVIKVGGATEVEVKEKKDRVDDALHATRAAVEEGIVPGGGVALIRVKQAIADLTGINADQKAGINIVLRALEEPLRQIVANAGEEASVVVATVAAGKGNYGYNAATGEYGDLVESGVLDPTKVTRTALQNAASVAGLLLTTDATVHEAPKDAPSPAPAGVPGAGGPGFDF, encoded by the coding sequence ATGGCAGCGAAAGAAATCATTTTTCACGACGGCGCGCGCACGAAGCTCGTCGAAGGCGTCAATCTGCTCGCGAACGCGGTGAAGGTCACGCTCGGCCCGAAAGGCCGCAATGTCGTGCTCGAGCGCAGCTTCGGCGCGCCCGTCGTCACGAAGGACGGCGTGTCGGTCGCGAAGGAGATCGAGCTTGCGGACAAGGTGCAGAACATCGGCGCGCAGCTCGTGAAGGAAGTCGCGTCGAAGACGAGCGACGCGGCGGGCGACGGCACGACGACCGCGACCGTGCTCGCGCAGGCGATCGTTCGCGAAGGGCAGAAGTACGTCGCCGCGGGCCTGAATCCGCTCGATCTGAAGCGCGGCATCGACAAGGCCGTGCTGGCCGCGGTCGAAGCGCTGAAGAAGATCAGCAAGCCGACCACGACGAGCAAGGAGATCGCGCAGGTCGCGACGATCTCGGCGAACGGCGAGGAATCGATCGGCCAGCGGATCGCCGAGGCGATCGACCGCGTCGGCAAGGAAGGCGTGATCACCGTCGAGGACGGCAAGTCGCTCGCCGACGAGCTCGATGTCGTCGAAGGGCTGCAGTTCGATCGCGGCTATCTGTCGCCGTACTTCATCAACAATCCCGACCGACAGCTCGCGGTGCTCGACGACCCGTTCATCCTGCTGCACGACAAGAAGATCTCGAACATCCGCGATCTGCTGCCGGTGCTCGAGCAGGTCGCGAAAGCGGGACGGCCGCTCCTCATCGTCGCCGAGGACGTCGAGGGCGAAGCGCTGGCGACGCTCGTCGTCAACAACATTCGAGGCATCCTGAAGACCGTCGCGGTCAAGGCGCCCGGCTTCGGCGACCGCCGCAAGGCGCTGCTGGAGGACATCGCGATCCTGGCGGGCGGCCAGGTGATCGCCGAGGAAACCGGCCTCACGCTCGAGAAGGCGACGCTCGCCGAGCTTGGGCGCGCGAAGCGCATCGAAGTCGGCAAGGAGAGCACGACGCTCATCGACGGCGCGGGCGACAAGCCGAGCATCGAGGCGCGCGTGAAGCAGATCCGCGCGCAGATCGCCGACGCGACGTCCGACTACGATCGCGAGAAGCTGCAGGAGCGCGTCGCGAAGCTCGCGGGCGGCGTCGCGGTGATCAAGGTCGGCGGCGCGACCGAAGTCGAAGTGAAGGAAAAGAAGGATCGCGTCGACGATGCGCTGCACGCGACGCGCGCGGCCGTCGAGGAAGGCATCGTGCCGGGCGGCGGCGTCGCGCTGATTCGCGTGAAGCAGGCGATCGCGGACCTGACGGGCATCAACGCCGATCAGAAGGCCGGCATCAACATCGTGCTGCGCGCGCTCGAAGAGCCGCTGCGCCAGATCGTCGCGAACGCGGGCGAAGAGGCGAGCGTCGTCGTCGCGACGGTGGCGGCCGGCAAGGGCAACTACGGCTACAACGCGGCGACGGGCGAATACGGCGACCTCGTCGAGTCGGGCGTGCTCGATCCGACGAAGGTCACGCGCACCGCGCTGCAAAATGCGGCGTCGGTCGCGGGGCTGCTGCTGACGACCGACGCGACCGTGCACGAAGCGCCGAAGGATGCGCCGTCGCCCGCGCCGGCGGGCGTGCCTGGCGCGGGCGGTCCGGGCTTCGACTTCTGA
- a CDS encoding ABC transporter permease: MSDVSVRRASAGGGTASRCEGETASRAAAAAVRARRRAFAHPLREAAIGVGGLVCTIALWWAATHWLAGPQSLARLFAPERALDSVPALLHDERLGMHVRVSVVRVATGLGIALVLGVPLGLLIGRVKWLDALLSPTFQFLRMISPLSWMPLAVMSFGIGERSICFLLAFAALWPILMSTASGVGQIDRRWLELGESLAATRTELAWHVVLPAITAAVLSGVRLAIGVLWIVLVPAEMLGVSAGLGYLVLDTRDRLAYSELAAVIVVIGAIGLALDALARAALARWTKARA; this comes from the coding sequence TTGTCTGACGTATCGGTTCGGCGCGCGTCGGCGGGCGGCGGCACGGCTTCTCGTTGTGAAGGCGAAACGGCGTCGCGCGCCGCGGCCGCGGCCGTGCGCGCGCGACGCCGAGCGTTCGCGCATCCGCTGCGCGAAGCGGCGATCGGCGTCGGCGGGCTCGTTTGCACGATCGCGCTCTGGTGGGCGGCGACGCACTGGCTCGCCGGCCCGCAATCGCTCGCCCGCTTGTTCGCGCCGGAGCGCGCGCTCGACAGCGTGCCCGCGCTGCTGCACGATGAGCGCCTCGGGATGCACGTGCGCGTGAGCGTCGTGCGCGTCGCGACGGGCCTCGGCATCGCGCTCGTGCTCGGCGTGCCGCTCGGCCTCCTGATCGGGCGCGTGAAGTGGCTCGACGCGCTGCTGTCGCCGACGTTCCAGTTCCTGCGGATGATCTCGCCGCTGTCGTGGATGCCGCTCGCGGTGATGTCGTTCGGCATCGGCGAGCGCTCGATCTGCTTCCTGCTCGCGTTCGCCGCGCTCTGGCCGATCCTGATGAGCACCGCGTCGGGCGTCGGCCAGATCGACCGGCGCTGGCTCGAACTCGGCGAGAGCCTCGCCGCGACGCGCACCGAACTGGCGTGGCACGTCGTGCTGCCGGCGATCACCGCGGCGGTGCTGAGCGGCGTGCGGCTCGCGATCGGCGTACTGTGGATCGTGCTCGTGCCGGCCGAGATGCTCGGCGTGAGCGCGGGGCTCGGCTATCTCGTGCTCGATACGCGCGACCGGCTCGCGTATTCGGAGCTCGCGGCGGTGATCGTCGTGATCGGCGCGATCGGGCTCGCGCTCGACGCGCTCGCGCGGGCCGCGCTTGCCCGCTGGACGAAGGCGCGCGCGTGA
- a CDS encoding ABC transporter ATP-binding protein, with protein MSTSRLDARALTLAYDATRPPVLDRFDLAVDTGERVAVLGASGAGKSSLLRVLAGLRKPVSGSIAMAGRALDGPHPHVVLMFQEASLLPWLSVEKNVAFGLDFKRQPRLTRDERARRVAWAIDEVGLAHARGHYPSQLSGGMAQRVALARAIARQPQVLLLDEPFGALDAATRTDMQDLLLRVVADTRAATVLVTHDIDEALRVADRIVLLDGRGGTAGVWTIAERAAARGGFEMRPGEGDRRDASDARGSLATDAASRLPVVPDVSKASVIRAASATRAASRNEFEQHEQHERLERLDALRVEILRTLRALRDAPEAEGRARASDAFPAA; from the coding sequence ATGAGCACGTCGCGCCTCGATGCTCGCGCGCTGACGCTCGCCTACGACGCGACCCGGCCGCCCGTGCTCGACCGCTTCGATCTCGCGGTCGACACGGGCGAACGAGTCGCGGTGCTCGGCGCGAGCGGCGCGGGCAAGTCGAGCCTGCTGCGCGTGCTGGCCGGCCTGCGCAAGCCTGTGTCCGGCTCGATCGCGATGGCGGGCCGCGCGCTCGACGGACCGCACCCGCACGTCGTGCTGATGTTTCAGGAGGCGAGCCTGCTGCCGTGGCTGTCGGTCGAGAAGAACGTCGCGTTCGGGCTCGACTTCAAGCGGCAGCCGCGCTTGACGCGCGACGAGCGCGCGCGGCGCGTCGCATGGGCGATCGACGAAGTCGGGCTCGCGCATGCGCGCGGCCACTATCCGTCGCAACTGTCGGGCGGGATGGCGCAGCGGGTCGCACTCGCGCGCGCGATCGCACGGCAGCCGCAGGTGCTGCTGCTCGACGAGCCGTTCGGCGCGCTCGACGCCGCGACGCGCACCGACATGCAGGACCTGCTGCTGCGCGTCGTCGCCGACACGCGGGCGGCGACCGTGCTCGTCACGCACGACATCGACGAGGCGCTGCGCGTCGCGGACCGCATCGTGCTGCTCGACGGGCGCGGCGGGACGGCCGGCGTGTGGACGATCGCCGAGCGTGCGGCGGCGCGGGGAGGCTTCGAGATGCGCCCGGGCGAGGGCGACCGGCGCGATGCGTCGGATGCGCGCGGCTCGCTCGCGACCGACGCCGCGTCTCGTCTTCCCGTCGTGCCCGACGTATCGAAGGCGTCCGTGATCCGCGCTGCGTCGGCGACGCGCGCTGCGTCACGGAACGAATTCGAACAGCACGAACAGCACGAACGACTGGAACGTCTCGACGCGCTGCGCGTCGAGATTCTCCGCACGTTGCGCGCGCTGCGCGACGCGCCCGAAGCCGAGGGGCGCGCACGCGCGAGCGACGCGTTTCCCGCCGCCTGA
- a CDS encoding ABC transporter substrate-binding protein has product MCDVPITRREWLKLAALFTSAAATPLLAQRAARAASEPDAPVRIGYLPITDAAPLLVAHHNGYFEAAGVAAERPRLLRSWAQLVEAFLSGQVNVVHLLSPMTVWARYGSGVPAKVVAWNHVNGSALTVAPAIDDVRRLGGKTVAVPFWYSIHNVVLQHLLRENGLAPVLKRSGGVAANEVNLVVMAPADMPPALAAGQIAGYIVAEPFNAAVELMKIGKILRFTGDVWKNHACCVVFMHERDLNARPQWSQKVVDAIVKAQLWARAHPDETARLLSKEGAQHYTPHTVQALSRVLAPSAALDADYRARGAIRHAGWQEKRIDFQPYPFPSYTEELVRRLKRTAMDGDTRFLERLDPARVAGELVDARFVRKSIAAVGGLAAFGLPESYSREETIVV; this is encoded by the coding sequence ATGTGCGATGTACCGATCACACGCCGCGAGTGGCTGAAGCTCGCCGCGCTGTTTACGAGCGCGGCGGCGACGCCGCTGCTCGCGCAACGCGCCGCGCGCGCGGCTTCCGAGCCCGATGCGCCGGTGCGGATCGGCTATCTGCCGATCACCGATGCCGCGCCGCTCCTCGTCGCGCATCACAACGGCTATTTCGAAGCGGCGGGCGTCGCGGCCGAGAGGCCGCGGCTGCTGCGGAGCTGGGCGCAGCTCGTCGAGGCGTTCCTGTCGGGGCAGGTCAACGTCGTTCATCTGCTGTCGCCGATGACGGTGTGGGCGCGCTACGGCAGCGGCGTGCCGGCGAAGGTCGTCGCATGGAATCACGTGAACGGCTCGGCGCTGACGGTCGCGCCCGCGATCGACGACGTCCGCCGGCTCGGCGGCAAGACCGTCGCGGTGCCGTTCTGGTATTCGATTCACAACGTCGTGCTGCAGCACCTGCTGCGCGAGAACGGGCTCGCGCCGGTGCTCAAGCGCTCGGGCGGCGTCGCGGCGAACGAGGTGAACCTCGTCGTGATGGCGCCCGCCGACATGCCGCCCGCGCTCGCGGCCGGGCAGATCGCGGGCTACATCGTCGCGGAACCGTTCAACGCGGCGGTCGAATTGATGAAGATCGGCAAGATCCTGCGGTTCACCGGCGACGTGTGGAAGAACCACGCGTGCTGCGTCGTGTTCATGCACGAGCGGGATCTGAACGCGCGGCCGCAATGGTCGCAGAAGGTCGTCGACGCGATCGTGAAGGCGCAGCTCTGGGCGCGCGCGCATCCGGACGAGACCGCGCGGCTGCTGTCGAAGGAGGGCGCGCAGCATTACACGCCGCACACCGTGCAGGCGTTGTCGCGCGTGCTCGCGCCGTCGGCCGCGCTCGACGCCGACTACCGCGCGCGCGGCGCGATCCGGCACGCCGGCTGGCAGGAGAAGCGGATCGATTTTCAGCCGTATCCGTTCCCGAGCTATACCGAAGAGCTCGTGCGGCGCCTGAAGCGCACCGCGATGGACGGCGATACGCGCTTCCTCGAGCGGCTCGATCCGGCGCGCGTCGCGGGCGAGCTCGTCGACGCGCGGTTCGTCAGGAAGAGCATCGCGGCCGTCGGCGGCCTCGCGGCGTTCGGGCTGCCGGAATCGTACTCGCGCGAGGAGACGATCGTTGTCTGA
- the groES gene encoding co-chaperone GroES has translation MSLRPLHDRVVVKRLDQETKTASGIVIPDSAAEKPDQGEIVAVGPGRRDADGKRVEPDVKVGERVLFGKYAGQSVKVDGNELLVLREEDIVAVVHS, from the coding sequence ATGAGCCTACGTCCGCTGCACGATCGCGTCGTCGTCAAGCGACTCGACCAGGAAACCAAGACCGCGTCGGGTATCGTCATCCCGGACAGCGCGGCGGAAAAGCCCGATCAGGGCGAGATCGTCGCGGTCGGTCCCGGCCGGCGCGACGCCGACGGCAAGCGTGTCGAACCCGACGTGAAGGTCGGCGAGCGCGTGCTGTTCGGCAAGTACGCCGGGCAGTCCGTGAAGGTCGACGGCAACGAATTGCTGGTGCTGCGCGAAGAAGACATCGTCGCAGTCGTTCATTCCTGA
- a CDS encoding aldehyde dehydrogenase: MDKTTLAYWQDKAATLAIEGRAFIDGAYRDAHGGKTFDCVSPIDGRVLVKVADCGAADVDAAVAAARRAFDAQVWAGLNPRKRKAILLRWAALMREHLDELSLLETLDAGKPIGDTTTVDVPGAAYCVEWFAEAIDKVGGEVVPADHHLVGLVTREPLGVVAAVVPWNFPILMASWKFGPALAAGNSVVLKPSEKSPLTAIKVAQLAHEAGIPAGVFNVVPGGGEPGKLLALHRDVDCLAFTGSTGVGKLIMQYAGQSNLKRVWLELGGKSPNIVLPDCPDLDRAAKAAAGAIFYNMGEMCTAGSRLLVHRDIKDAFLEKLVAAARAYTPGNPLDPNVSMGAIVDEVQLERVLGYIESGRGEAKLLLGGARVNEKSGGFYIEPTVFDTAPDATIAREEIFGPVLSVITFDSVDEAVRIANDSDYGLGAAVWTASLTTAHEVARRLRAGTVWVNCYDEGGDMNFPFGGYKQSGNGRDKSLHALEKYTELKSTLVRLR, encoded by the coding sequence ATGGACAAGACGACTTTGGCTTACTGGCAGGACAAGGCTGCGACGCTCGCGATCGAAGGGCGCGCATTCATCGACGGCGCGTATCGCGACGCGCACGGCGGCAAGACGTTCGATTGCGTGAGCCCGATCGACGGCCGCGTGCTCGTGAAGGTCGCCGATTGCGGCGCGGCCGACGTCGACGCGGCGGTGGCCGCCGCGCGGCGCGCGTTCGACGCGCAGGTGTGGGCGGGCCTGAACCCGCGCAAGCGCAAGGCGATCCTGTTGCGCTGGGCGGCGCTGATGCGCGAGCATCTCGACGAGCTGTCGCTGCTCGAGACGCTCGACGCGGGCAAGCCGATCGGCGACACGACGACGGTCGACGTGCCGGGCGCCGCGTATTGCGTCGAGTGGTTCGCGGAAGCGATCGACAAGGTCGGCGGCGAAGTGGTGCCCGCCGATCATCATCTCGTCGGCCTCGTCACGCGCGAGCCGCTCGGCGTCGTCGCCGCGGTCGTGCCGTGGAATTTCCCGATCCTGATGGCGTCGTGGAAGTTCGGGCCGGCGCTCGCCGCGGGCAACAGCGTCGTGCTGAAGCCTTCGGAGAAATCGCCGCTCACCGCGATCAAGGTCGCGCAGCTCGCGCACGAGGCGGGCATTCCGGCCGGCGTGTTCAATGTCGTGCCGGGCGGCGGCGAGCCGGGCAAGCTGCTCGCGCTGCATCGCGACGTCGACTGTCTCGCATTCACCGGCTCGACCGGGGTCGGCAAGCTGATCATGCAGTACGCGGGGCAATCGAACCTGAAGCGCGTGTGGCTCGAGCTCGGCGGCAAGTCGCCGAACATCGTGCTGCCCGATTGCCCGGATCTCGATCGCGCGGCGAAAGCGGCGGCGGGCGCGATTTTCTACAACATGGGCGAGATGTGCACGGCGGGCTCGCGCCTGCTCGTGCATCGCGACATCAAGGATGCGTTCCTCGAGAAGCTCGTCGCCGCGGCGCGCGCGTATACGCCCGGCAATCCGCTCGATCCGAACGTGTCGATGGGCGCGATCGTCGACGAGGTTCAGCTCGAGCGCGTGCTCGGCTACATCGAGTCGGGCCGCGGCGAAGCGAAGCTGCTGCTCGGCGGCGCGCGGGTGAACGAGAAGAGCGGCGGCTTCTACATCGAGCCGACCGTGTTCGATACGGCGCCCGACGCGACGATCGCGCGCGAGGAGATCTTCGGCCCGGTGCTGTCGGTGATCACGTTCGATTCGGTCGACGAAGCGGTGAGGATCGCGAACGACAGCGATTACGGGCTCGGCGCCGCGGTGTGGACCGCGAGCCTGACGACCGCGCACGAAGTCGCGCGTCGGCTGCGCGCGGGCACGGTATGGGTCAACTGCTACGACGAAGGGGGCGACATGAACTTCCCGTTCGGCGGCTACAAGCAATCGGGCAACGGCCGCGACAAGTCGTTGCACGCACTGGAGAAGTACACCGAGCTGAAGTCGACGCTCGTGCGGCTGCGCTAA
- a CDS encoding acyl-CoA dehydrogenase family protein produces MGTSHATRLTRIALDPALTDWLDAHAASLDTSSESKQRLVPRLAAAGAFRAGVPERDGAAADVVEAVATIAALARHSLTAAFVCWAQRTFIEYLLHSPNAGLRARWLPSLLNGEAAGATGLSNAMKYLQGIESLQLDATPDPSSSEAWRLNGALPWVTNVRPGGALVAVAVAHEGRAASIFAVRDDAAGLARSDDLDLIALRGSNTAALRFDDVALDARWRIHDDAHAFLPAVRPAFLGMQCAMAIGLASRSLDEARRSAGAARRVLDTEIAAASNALDATVERLVAGLRDGAFGAQRARLFKIRIALAELAQTAVHLELQASGGRAYVRRDGADNGFERRWREAAFVPVVTPSLVQLKSELAKHAARDAA; encoded by the coding sequence ATGGGAACCTCGCACGCAACCCGCCTGACCCGGATCGCGCTCGATCCGGCGCTGACCGATTGGCTCGACGCGCACGCGGCGTCGCTCGACACGTCGTCCGAATCGAAGCAGCGGCTCGTGCCGCGCCTCGCCGCGGCGGGCGCGTTTCGCGCGGGCGTGCCCGAGCGCGACGGCGCGGCGGCCGACGTCGTCGAGGCGGTCGCGACGATCGCCGCGCTCGCCCGGCATTCGCTGACGGCCGCGTTCGTGTGCTGGGCGCAGCGCACCTTCATCGAATATCTGCTGCACAGCCCGAATGCCGGGCTGCGCGCGCGCTGGCTGCCGTCGCTGTTGAACGGCGAAGCGGCCGGCGCGACCGGCCTGTCGAACGCGATGAAGTATCTGCAGGGAATCGAATCGCTGCAGCTCGACGCGACGCCCGATCCTTCGTCTTCCGAAGCATGGCGTCTGAACGGTGCGCTGCCGTGGGTGACGAACGTGCGGCCGGGCGGTGCGCTCGTCGCGGTCGCGGTTGCGCACGAAGGGCGCGCGGCGTCGATCTTCGCGGTGCGCGACGATGCGGCCGGTCTCGCGAGAAGCGACGACCTCGATCTGATCGCGTTGCGCGGCAGCAATACGGCCGCGCTGCGGTTCGACGACGTCGCACTCGACGCGCGCTGGCGGATTCACGACGATGCGCACGCGTTCCTGCCTGCCGTGCGTCCCGCGTTTCTCGGCATGCAATGCGCGATGGCGATCGGGCTCGCGAGCCGCTCGCTCGACGAGGCGCGCCGCTCGGCGGGCGCCGCGCGGCGCGTGCTCGACACGGAAATCGCGGCCGCGAGCAACGCGCTCGACGCGACCGTCGAGCGTCTCGTCGCCGGGCTGCGCGACGGCGCGTTCGGCGCGCAGCGCGCAAGGCTCTTCAAGATCCGAATCGCGCTCGCCGAGCTTGCGCAGACGGCCGTGCACCTCGAGCTGCAGGCGAGCGGCGGCCGCGCGTACGTGCGGCGAGACGGCGCCGACAACGGCTTCGAGCGACGCTGGCGCGAGGCCGCGTTCGTGCCGGTCGTCACGCCGAGCCTCGTGCAATTGAAGAGCGAGCTCGCGAAGCACGCGGCGCGCGACGCCGCATGA
- a CDS encoding AraC family transcriptional regulator, whose amino-acid sequence MRAHTDKIIHWLLSSLEPVSSIFHVGQYCGDGWRASTAGRARASFHVVLHGGCWLHVFDGRASVPLAEGDAVFLMRDLPHALTSAATPPARTRDAAHAAPPAMQRFDPDAPDAVGLACGFLAFRNGSSDWIASYLPDCLVVRRGSAAAGQIHAIVGLIRAEAAKPGSFDEPSPLIARLTELLFFYAVRDAVDDDSLASGLAPLMRRAEFASLIAAVIDRPGDAWTTDAMASFAHMSRATFFKRFVDACGQPPAQFVTLIRMKIAAEMLRQGEAIARVAEWVGYQSESAFAHAFKRTVGLQPGAYRREQGGAPPPGRTAGGPHAAGANAALH is encoded by the coding sequence ATGCGGGCGCATACAGACAAGATCATCCACTGGCTGCTGTCGAGCCTCGAGCCCGTCAGCTCGATCTTTCACGTCGGCCAATATTGCGGCGACGGCTGGCGCGCGTCGACGGCCGGCCGCGCGCGGGCGAGCTTCCACGTCGTGCTGCATGGCGGCTGCTGGCTGCATGTCTTCGACGGCCGCGCGAGCGTGCCGCTCGCCGAAGGCGACGCGGTGTTCCTGATGCGCGACCTCCCGCACGCGCTGACGTCCGCCGCGACGCCGCCCGCTCGCACGCGCGACGCCGCGCACGCGGCGCCGCCCGCCATGCAGCGCTTCGATCCCGACGCGCCGGACGCGGTCGGCCTCGCATGCGGCTTTCTCGCGTTTCGCAACGGCTCGAGCGACTGGATCGCATCGTACTTGCCCGATTGCCTCGTGGTTCGGCGCGGCAGCGCGGCGGCCGGGCAGATCCATGCGATCGTCGGGCTGATCCGCGCCGAGGCGGCGAAGCCCGGCTCGTTCGACGAGCCGTCGCCGCTGATCGCGCGGCTGACCGAACTGCTGTTCTTCTACGCGGTGCGCGACGCGGTCGACGACGATTCGCTCGCGAGCGGCCTCGCGCCGCTGATGCGCCGCGCCGAATTCGCGAGCCTGATCGCGGCCGTCATCGACCGGCCGGGCGATGCGTGGACGACCGACGCGATGGCGTCGTTCGCGCACATGTCCCGCGCGACGTTCTTCAAGCGCTTCGTCGACGCGTGCGGCCAGCCGCCCGCGCAATTCGTCACGCTGATCCGGATGAAGATCGCGGCCGAGATGCTGCGGCAGGGCGAGGCGATCGCGCGCGTCGCCGAATGGGTCGGCTACCAGTCGGAATCGGCGTTCGCGCATGCGTTCAAGCGGACCGTCGGGCTTCAGCCGGGCGCATACCGGCGCGAGCAGGGCGGTGCGCCGCCGCCCGGTCGCACGGCCGGCGGCCCGCATGCCGCTGGCGCGAACGCCGCGTTGCATTGA
- a CDS encoding carboxymuconolactone decarboxylase family protein, translating to MSRLPLLTPRDAPEASVPYLTRTLNSNGFLPNLVASLANAPTALETYLTVAEINGRSGLTLAEREAVQITAAATHGCGFCVAGHTAVALKKAHVPNADVDALRAGEPPADARLAAVATFTRAVIATRGAVGDAQFDAFLAAGFTRANALEIVLGVSLATLCNFANNLAQNELNPELAAYRWEPRTQPA from the coding sequence ATGAGCCGACTTCCTCTTCTCACGCCGCGCGACGCGCCCGAAGCGAGCGTCCCGTATCTCACCCGGACGCTGAACAGCAACGGCTTCCTGCCGAATCTCGTCGCGTCGCTCGCGAACGCGCCGACGGCGCTCGAAACCTATCTGACCGTCGCCGAGATCAACGGCCGCAGCGGCCTCACGCTCGCCGAGCGCGAAGCCGTGCAGATCACGGCCGCCGCGACGCACGGCTGCGGCTTCTGCGTCGCCGGGCATACCGCGGTCGCGCTGAAGAAGGCGCACGTCCCGAATGCGGACGTCGACGCGCTGCGCGCGGGCGAGCCGCCCGCCGACGCGCGTCTCGCGGCGGTCGCGACGTTCACGCGCGCGGTGATCGCGACGCGCGGCGCGGTCGGCGACGCGCAGTTCGATGCATTTCTCGCCGCGGGCTTCACGCGCGCGAACGCGCTCGAGATCGTGCTCGGCGTGAGCCTCGCGACGCTCTGCAACTTCGCGAACAATCTCGCGCAAAACGAATTGAATCCTGAACTGGCCGCCTACCGATGGGAACCTCGCACGCAACCCGCCTGA